Genomic segment of Dehalogenimonas alkenigignens:
AATGGAATACCTGCCGGATTACTACCGCAAAGATCTATTGGTGTTGGGGGTAGGCAATCCGCTCTTTGGTGACGATGGTTACGGCCCGGCTGTGGCGGAAGAACTCAACCGCCGCGGCCGGGTACCGTCTTTCGCGGCGGTGCTGGATGTCGGCACGGGCGTGCGCGAGATACTATTCGACCTGATCCTTTCCCCGCAGCGACCTAGCGAAGTGGTCATCGTCGACGCCTTGGACTGTGGCCGGCAACCCGGGGAGGTCTTCACGGTCAAGATAGATGAGGTTCCTAAGATCAAGAGTCATGATTTCTCGCTACACCTTGCGCCATCGCTCAACCTTCTCAAGGAACTGCGGGATAACGCAGGAATCAGTGTAACAATCATTGCGGCACAA
This window contains:
- a CDS encoding hydrogenase maturation protease; translated protein: MEYLPDYYRKDLLVLGVGNPLFGDDGYGPAVAEELNRRGRVPSFAAVLDVGTGVREILFDLILSPQRPSEVVIVDALDCGRQPGEVFTVKIDEVPKIKSHDFSLHLAPSLNLLKELRDNAGISVTIIAAQPEPIPEIVTAEMSELTQKAVDETANYIETVFFGHK